AATAGTTAAATCGTAATTCATGCCCTTCTTCTCCTCTATTTTCCTCTGCGATAAGACTCCATATAAACCAGTAAAACAGAAATATCAGCCGGAGAAACCCCTGCAATTCTGGATGCCTGACCTATGGAAATCGGACGATATGCGTTTAATTTTTGCTTTGCTTCAATGCGAAGTCCGCTGATTGCATCGTAATCAATATCCTTTGGAAGCTTCTTATTTTCCAGCTTTTTAAAGCCTTCTACCTGCTTTAGCTGGCGTCTGATATACCCGTCATACTTGATGTTAATGTTGATTTGTTCCCTTACATCATAAGGTAATTCCGGTCTTTTTTTATCTAAAGGAGCTACAATATCATACGATAATTCCGGTCTTCTGATTAAATCTCCCAGAGAAATTCCATTCTTCAAAGGAGTGCTTCCATACTGCTGTAAAAGCTCCTGTACCTCTTTTACAGCCCCTACATGTATATGCTCCATACGCTGTGTTTCTTCTTCAATTTTCTCTTTTTTCCACTGAATATAATCATATTGCTCCTGTGTTACAAGCCCAACCTGATATCCTTTTTCCCTCAGACGAAGGTCTGCATTGTCCTGTCTTAACAGCAGACGATATTCTGCACGGCTTGTCATCATACGGTAAGGTTCACGGTTTTCTTTCGTTACCAAATCATCAATTAGCACACCGATATAAGACTCTGAACGGTCTAAAACCAGCTGCTCACGGCCTAAGACTTCCATGGCTGCATTGATACCGGCTACCAGTCCCTGGGCTGCCGCCTCCTCGTATCCTGAGCTTCCGTTAAACTGTCCGCCGGAGAACAATCCCTTAATATTTTTAAATTCTAAAGTCGGATATAACTGTCTTGCATCAATACAGTCATACTCGATTGCATAGGCATTTCGCACGATTTTTGCATTCTCCAGCCCCGGTACAGAATGGTACATTTCATACTGCACATCCTCCGGTAAGGAGCTTGACATTCCTCCTATATACATCTCATTTGTAGACAATCCTTCCGGTTCAATAAATACCTGATGGCGATTTTTATCTGCAAACTTTACTACCTTATCTTCAATAGAAGGACAGTAACGAGGACCTGTTCCCTCAATCATTCCGGAGTATAAAGGAGAGCGGTCTAAGTTATTTCTGATAATCTCATGTGTCTTTTCATTTGTATAGGTCAGCCAGCAAGATATCTGGTCAATCTGTACGTCTTCCGGATTGGTAGAGAAAGAAAACGGCACAACTCTTTCGTCTCCGAACTGCTCTTCCATCTTTGAAAAATCAATGCTTCTCTTATCAATACGAGCCGGTGTTCCTGTCTTAAAGCGATACATTTCAATCCCCAGCTCTTTTAAAGAATTTGTCAGGTAATTCGCTGCCTGTAATCCGTTTGGTCCTGTTTCATTGCTGATATCGCCATAGATACATCTGGCTTTTAAATAAGTTCCCGTACACAAAACAACCGCTTTTGTGCGGTATTCTGCTCCTGAATAGGTTTTTACACCTTTTACTACACCGTCTTCTGCCATAATTTTCGTAACTTCGGCCTGACGAATAGTGAGATGCTCTGTATTTTCCAGTGTTTTTCGCATTTCTCTTGTGTATTCCTGCTTATCAGCCTGCGCACGCAGAGAATGTACTGCCGGTCCTTTTGACACGTTCAGCATCTTAGACTGAATAAAGGTCTTATCAATATTTTTGCCCATTTCTCCGCCCAAGGCGTCAATTTCTTTTACCAAATGACCTTTAGAGCTTCCGCCAATATTCGGGTTACAGGGCATCAGAGCAATGCTGTCTACACTTACGGTAAACATAATGGTTTCCAAGCCAAGTCTGGCACAGGCAAGCGCTGCCTCACATCCTGCATGTCCTGCTCCTACAATCGCCACATCATAATTTTCTGTTAGTACACTCATTTTGGATTTCCTTTCTACATTTCTTTCTGTTTTTTAAGAAGTTATCCACATTTTTTTGCTTTTTTCTATTTTCCTGTGCAAAACTTGGAGAAAATTTCATTTACTAAATCCTCTC
The DNA window shown above is from Blautia hansenii DSM 20583 and carries:
- the mnmG gene encoding tRNA uridine-5-carboxymethylaminomethyl(34) synthesis enzyme MnmG, whose product is MSVLTENYDVAIVGAGHAGCEAALACARLGLETIMFTVSVDSIALMPCNPNIGGSSKGHLVKEIDALGGEMGKNIDKTFIQSKMLNVSKGPAVHSLRAQADKQEYTREMRKTLENTEHLTIRQAEVTKIMAEDGVVKGVKTYSGAEYRTKAVVLCTGTYLKARCIYGDISNETGPNGLQAANYLTNSLKELGIEMYRFKTGTPARIDKRSIDFSKMEEQFGDERVVPFSFSTNPEDVQIDQISCWLTYTNEKTHEIIRNNLDRSPLYSGMIEGTGPRYCPSIEDKVVKFADKNRHQVFIEPEGLSTNEMYIGGMSSSLPEDVQYEMYHSVPGLENAKIVRNAYAIEYDCIDARQLYPTLEFKNIKGLFSGGQFNGSSGYEEAAAQGLVAGINAAMEVLGREQLVLDRSESYIGVLIDDLVTKENREPYRMMTSRAEYRLLLRQDNADLRLREKGYQVGLVTQEQYDYIQWKKEKIEEETQRMEHIHVGAVKEVQELLQQYGSTPLKNGISLGDLIRRPELSYDIVAPLDKKRPELPYDVREQININIKYDGYIRRQLKQVEGFKKLENKKLPKDIDYDAISGLRIEAKQKLNAYRPISIGQASRIAGVSPADISVLLVYMESYRRGK